Proteins encoded together in one Vitis vinifera cultivar Pinot Noir 40024 chromosome 4, ASM3070453v1 window:
- the LOC100261159 gene encoding uncharacterized protein LOC100261159 — MASDENPCCALLKERYSKLEEKRNALRQAVKLLEQQIQKIESDNLRLKKAFEEEHTQAEFERQEKLKESSLRVSLENEISSLKYEISSLRLKGGSGTQDGDGAERGAEINRLNKLLEEERIRADSERKKAEAEKSKAAEAWKIVKAEKGKADKEKKIANLEGKKAEEYRLQLEILKKEADEARSKAEDANKRCEREKQKAAKEKRRADVEISKAEEQRKLAEANEKKAMVEKSHADHLSKQLEEDRQKIEKLQKEIDELVSSRKQVEALAVPPDKSVNTETSKMKARQRSEKMKREADDGKLVMEFLKSEEVNKKVDVEKQKVTREKKHADLEMAKAKLAKANRKKAMQEKCRADQLSLQLEKHRCGIEELRKELNGLVPSGNLAEAPAVPPEMDVTIGNMKLLKKKLKFEKMQVKHAKQMAKLEKDRNNIMQQELSHLKQDFVQFSHRLDMLDICLSHKVEGTNGIAKDEDFSNVQQLNLKRRPSGVEPFQACLPRESRIVNHCCTAINSSDLFRPTQEHNVPLLPISGGNSVGSISGIDSQSESLLGGSDQKMLQSSAINSSMASFSDRQLVGSQERGAFSVTTSTKLAEENSNPRPTSSRFSHGATKMRYNGEFAVVAENCVKGPFAFDVVGRDIGRSRKRKRVHAAVESIENLHSEDKRLHLQVEEQLSILDDESKRNINKPLEDGRCLVSDLQGDPNAKNGWSSKKPRVSHKKEVVVKHLCHPDKQKKAEKLGTEDSDEANPSTLASALAGNHTGAAQGCKDGLCTSDRSNQDALLSFEEQVNGDYMKLLDLDNAVDEAFYRIAIETPLSPTLPEIEIHANQAYEVDNSNCLEESFNEMLSNEKHNSVPSPSFDVINLEINSNQFKFNLSDTSQNPLLLKCDCLADSFEKPENSENAIHSPIYCEGKTCSNQIFGSNAEEGMPNISVSINEGAKFLSEDEVGAPHDNIPEFCIVFSDTKENSCISRILCAIRTCIAHCHLVSRSDWMVEEIMHALLMEVDLLPKEKACVLFSLLLHNLSGAALKICQNILTGESICCLDSFSAQINTVMSNVEMRSLFAKLCHLDELLSLIEEFLMGKKVLVYNNASPESFVVCDSRFSILVDGVDRIMSFETASTHQLVAGSIILASICTAIDHIGFICEASYDIFRMHRSDSSLLLTILHVFAHVCGKKYFTLSNYCLIMTVMKSLVTISEGRNLSIKTTSCLSSQSKVQNEFPPCIKCPFSQNAASVDIVISLLLEKLQDYAISDAVDQELIKSDKSLNSGSLSSEDKAEKKSHLQEAFCVHSMKCDMPCCFNDFVMPAIQSGSDFNRTLCHFIDILSLVELVASSMSWEWTCNKVVPRLLKMLNLCDMDDTSAAIVILLGQLGRIGVDAGGYEDTGVETVRCGLYSYLCKIITRKTCLPLHISTITALLGLLSVELKEFVQTDVVDLPDVTSKSALVHDIRNCFSSLSKEQQSFSVSLIQSFDVHKNENAQCSYRIGHLGTASAL, encoded by the exons ATGGCTTCGGATGAGAATCCTTGCTGCGCACtg TTGAAGGAGAGATACTCGAAGTTGGAAGAGAAACGGAATGCTCTCCGGCAAGCCGTGAAGCTTTTGGAGCAACAAATTCAAAAGATTGAATCCGATAATCTCCGTCTTAAGAAAG cATTTGAAGAAGAGCACACACAGGCAGAATTTGAGAGACAGGAGAAACTGAAAGAATCATCCCTTAGAGTTTCTTTGGAGAATGAAATCTCTTCATTGAAGTATGAGATCTCATCCTTGCGGCTAAAAGGGGGCTCGGGAACTCAAGATGGAGATGGGGCTGAAAGGGGAGCAGAAATAAATAGACTGAACAAGCTCCTTGAAGAAGAGAGAATAAGGGCAGATTCAGAGAGGAAGAAAGCTGAAGCTGAGAAGAGTAAAGCTGCTGAGGCATGGAAAATTGTGAAAGCTGAGAAGGGTAAGGCTGATAAAGAAAAGAAGATTGCTAATCTTGAAGGGAAAAAGGCAGAGGAATACAGGCTTCAATTGGAGATATTAAAGAAGGAAGCTGATGAAGCAAGGTCCAAGGCAGAAGATGCAAATAAAAGGTGTGAAAGGGAAAAGCAGAAGGCGGCAAAGGAGAAAAGACGTGCAGATGTGGAGATTTCCAAAGCGGAAGAGCAAAGGAAGCTTGCAGAAGCAAATGAGAAGAAGGCCATGGTAGAAAAATCCCATGCTGATCATCTGTCTAAACAGTTGGAAGAGGATAGACAAAAGATTGAGAAATTACAGAAAGAGATAGATGAACTCGTGTCCTCTAGGAAACAAGTTGAGGCTCTTGCTGTTCCACCTGATaaaagtgtgaataccgaaacttcaaaaatgaaaGCTAGGCAACGGTCAGAAAAGATGAAAAGAGAAGCTGATGATGGAAAGTTGGTCATGGAGTTTCTAAAGTCTGAAGAGGTAAACAAGAAAGTTGATGTAGAAAAACAGAAGGTGACCAGAGAGAAGAAACATGCAGATTTGGAGATGGCAAAAGCAAAGCTTGCAAAAGCAAATAGAAAGAAAGCCATGCAAGAAAAATGTCGTGCCGATCAGTTATCTCTGCAGTTAGAAAAACATAGATGCGGGATTGAGGAATTACGGAAGGAGCTAAATGGGCTTGTGCCTTCTGGAAATTTGGCTGAGGCTCCTGCTGTTCCACCTGAAATGGATGTCACAATTGGAAATATGAAGCTTCtcaagaaaaaattgaagtttgaaAAGATGCAAGTGAAGCATGCCAAACAAATGGCTAAGTTAGAAAAAGATCGTAATAATATAATGCAGCAAGAATTAAGTCACTTGAAGCAGGACTTTGTTCAATTTTCACATCGCTTGGATATGCTGGATATCTGTCTCTCACATAAAGTTGAAGGTACAAACGGCATAGCAAAG GATGAAGACTTCTCAAACGTGCAACAATTGAACTTGAAGAGAAGACCTTCTGGTGTAGAACCATTTCAGGCATGCCTCCCGAGGGAAAGCAGAATTGTAAATCATTGCTGCACAGCTATAAATTCTTCTGATCTTTTCAGGCCAACCCAAGAACATAATGTACCACTGCTTCCTATATCTGGAGGGAACTCTGTTGGGTCCATCTCAGGTATTGATTCTCAATCAGAGTCTCTGCTTGGAGGCTCTGACCAAAAAATGTTACAGAGTTCTGCCATAAATTCCAGTATGGCATCTTTTTCTGATAGACAGTTGGTGGGCTCACAGGAAAGGGGTGCTTTTTCTGTCACCACATCAACAAAATTAGCTGAAGAGAACTCAAATCCACGACCAACCAGTTCCAGATTTTCTCATGGAGCTACCAAAATGAGGTACAATGGAGAGTTTGCAGTGGTGGCTGAAAATTGTGTCAAGGGTCCTTTTGCTTTTGATGTTGTTGGAAGAGATATTGGGCGTAGTAGGAAGAGGAAGAGGGTTCATGCTGCAGTTGAATCCATTGAAAATTTGCATTCTGAGGATAAAAGGTTGCATCTGCAGGTAGAAGAACAGCTCTCTATTTTGGATGATGAGTCAAAGAGAAACATAAACAAACCATTGGAAGATGGAAGATGTTTGGTTTCTGACCTGCAAGGTGATCCTAATGCAAAGAATGGCTGGTCAAGTAAGAAACCAAGGGTTTCTCATAAAAAGGAAGTGGTTGTAAAGCACTTGTGTCATCCTGACAAGCAAAAAAAGGCAGAGAAACTTGGAACTGAAGACAGTGATGAGGCAAATCCCAGCACTCTAGCATCTGCACTTGCAGGTAATCATACTGGGGCTGCTCAGGGATGCAAGGATGGACTATGTACTTCTGATAGGAGCAATCAAGATGCTTTGCTGAGCTTTGAGGAACAAGTTAATGGGGATTATATGAAATTGCTGGACTTGGATAATGCTGTTGATGAGGCTTTTTATCGAATAGCAATTGAAACTCCTCTATCACCTACTCTTCCTGAGATTGAGATCCATGCTAACCAAGCATATGAAGTAGATAACTCTAATTGTTTGGAGGAAAGTTTTAATGAGATGTTGTCAAATGAAAAACACAATTCAGTGCCATCTCCTAGCTTTGATGTCATCAATTTGGAGATTAATTCCAATCAGTTCAAGTTCAATCTTTCAGATACTTCCCAAAATCCATTGTTGCTTAAGTGTGATTGTCTAGCTGATTCTTTTGAAAAGCCAGAAAATAGTGAGAATGCTATTCATAGTCCTATATATTGTGAGGGAAAAACTTGTTCTAATCAGATTTTTGGATCCAATGCTGAGGAGGGGATGCCAAATATATCTGTTTCTATAAATGAGGGAGCAAAATTTCTTAGTGAAGATGAAGTTGGAGCTCCTCATGATAATATTCCTGAATTCTGTATCGTGTTTTCAGATACCAAGGAGAATAGCTGCATTTCTAGGATATTATGTGCCATCAGGACCTGTATAGCTCACTGCCATTTGGTTTCTCGATCAGATTGGATGGTGGAAGAAATTATGCATGCTCTTTTAATGGAAGTAGATCTTCTGCCCAA GGAGAAAGCTTGTGTGCTCTTTTCGCTACTATTGCACAACCTTTCTGGAGCTGCGTTAAAGATATGCCAGAACATTTTAACTGGAGAGTCTATCTGCTGCTTAGACTCTTTTTCTGCACAGATAAACACAG TGATGTCCAATGTAGAGATGAGAAGCTTGTTTGCAAAGTTATGTCATTTGGATGAGCTACTTAGTCTTATCGAGGAGTTCCTTATGGGTAAAAAAGTTCTGGTGTATAATAATGCATCTCCTGAATCATTCGTAGTATGCGATTCAAGATTCAGCATTCTTGTGGATGGGGTAGATAGAATTATGTCCTTTGAAACAGCTTCAACTCACCAGTTGGTGGCAGGGAGTATCATATTAGCATCAATTTGCACGGCTATTGACCACATCGGTTTTATCTGTGAGGCTTCATATGATATTTTCCGGATGCACAGATCTGATTCTTCATTGCTGCTGAcaattcttcatgtttttgCTCATGTCtgtggaaaaaaatattttaccttGAGCAATTACTGTTTGATAATGACCGTTATGAAATCTTTAGTTACGATTAGTGAGGGACGGAATTTGTCAATCAAAACTACATCCTGTCTTTCATCTCAGAGTAAGGTTCAAAATGAGTTTCCTCCATGCATCAAATGCCCATTTTCTCAGAATGCAGCTTCTGTGGATATTGTCATATCGCTGCTCTTGGAGAAGCTTCAGGATTATGCCATTTCAGATGCTGTGGATCAAGAGCTAATCAAATCAGACAAGTCATTGAATTCTGGATCCCTGTCCAGCGAGGATAAAGCtgaaaaaaaatctcatctACAAGAGGCTTTCTGTGTTCACTCAATGAAATGTGACATGCCTTGTTGTTTTAACGACTTTGTGATGCCTGCAATTCAGTCAGGATCTGATTTTAACAGAACGTTGTGCCACTTCATTGATATCCTGTCATTGGTGGAGCTTGTCGCCAGCAGTATG AGCTGGGAGTGGACATGCAACAAAGTTGTCCCTCGCCTGCTGAAAATGTTGAATTTGTGTGATATGGATGACACTTCTGCAGCAATTGTCATTCTTCTTGGCCAACTGGGAAG GATTGGAGTTGATGCTGGTGGGTACGAAGACACTGGGGTTGAGACTGTCAGATGTGGATTATACTCTTATCTCTGCAAGAT
- the LOC100242249 gene encoding protein arginine N-methyltransferase 1.5 isoform X1 yields the protein MVLGERLGDKSDSRFCGVETEFQEDMPQLLSFNLSSSAAFDFVVAPVMDPTYRPSLMVNDRNRSGVLPVAGSDLVLSPAQWSSHVVGKLSSWIDLDSEDKILRLDSEITLKQEIAWASHLSLQACLLPTPRGASCANYARCVNQILQGLNNMQLWLRIPLEKTDDDAMDGTHDDLNGGQTDSWELWNSFRLLCEHHSQLFIALDVLSSLPSANSLGRWFGEPVRAAIIHTNSFLTNARGHPCLSKRHQKLLTAFFNHSIQMVLSGKPVHSLPKGSLELGSNDADGIQRHPLRSYLDYVGYLYQRMDPLPEQERFELGYRDFLQSPLQPLMDNLEAQTYETFEKDTMKYIQYQRAVCKALLDRVPDEKASIVTTVLMVVGAGRGPLVRASLQAAEETGRKLKVYAVEKNPNAVVTLHSLVKLEGWENIVTIVSCDMRQWDAPEKADILVSELLGSFGDNELSPECLDGAQRFLKQDGISIPSSYTSFIQPVTTSKLYNDVKLHKDLVHFETAYVVKLHNVARLAPCKPVFTFTHPNYSTEKSNQRYKKLQFETLSDTGSAMVHGFAGYFDATLYKDVHLGIEPSTATPNMFSWFAIFFPLRTPVCIQPGSTLEVHFWRCCGATKVWYEWCVTSPTPSPIHNSNGRSYWVGL from the exons ATGGTGCTTGGGGAAAGATTGGGCGACAAGAGCGATTCTAGATTTTGTGGGGTTGAGACTGAGTTCCAGGAGGACATGCCTCAACTTTTGTCGTTCAATCTATCATCATCTGCGGCCTTTGATTTCGTTGTTGCTCCTGTG ATGGATCCGACTTATAGACCAAGCTTGATGGTTAATGATCGTAACAGGTCTGGTGTTCTGCCTGTTGCAGGGTCAGACCTAGTTTTGAGCCCTGCCCAATGGAGTAGTCATGTTGTGG GAAAACTTAGCTCTTGGATTGACTTGGATTCAGAAGATAAGATACTCCGGCTGGATTCTGAAATCACTCTGAAGCAAGAAATAGCGTGGGCTTCTCATCTCTCCCTACAG GCATGCCTTCTTCCTACTCCAAGAGGAGCATCCTGTGCTAATTATGCTAGGTGTGTGAATCAGATTTTACAGGGCTTAAACAATATGCAG TTGTGGCTTAGGATTCCCTTGGAGAAGACTGATGATGATGCTATGGATGGGACACATGATGATTTG AATGGAGGGCAAACGGATTCTTGGGAACTATGGAACTCATTTCGCCTTCTTTGTGAACATCACAGTCAACTGTTCATCGCCTTAGATGTTTT GAGTTCACTACCTTCTGCAAACTCACTTGGACGATGGTTTGGAGAGCCTGTTAGAGCAGCCATAATTCATACCAAT TCTTTTCTAACAAATGCACGTGGACATCCGTGTCTATCAAAGCGGCACCAGAAGCTGCTGACTGCATTTTTTAACCATTCAATTCAG ATGGTGCTTTCTGGAAAACCAGTACATAGTCTCCCCAAGGGAAGTTTGGAACTAGGTTCTAATGATGCTGATG GTATTCAGAGACATCCCTTGAGATCATATTTGGACTATGTTGGTTATCTCTATCAGAGGATGGATCCTCTTCCTGAACAAGAACGATTTGAG CTTGGTTATAGGGATTTCTTGCAGTCTCCATTGCAG CCTCTCATGGATAATCTAGAGGCACAAACATATGAGACATTTGAGAAAGATACAATGAAATACATTCAG TACCAAAGAGCAGTCTGTAAAGCTTTGTTAGATAGGGTCCCTGATGAAAAAGCATCCATTGTAACCACA GTACTGATGGTGGTGGGAGCAGGTCGTGGACCTCTGGTTAGAGCGTCATTGCAG GCTGCTGAAGAAACCGGACGTAAGTTGAAAGTTTATGCTGTGGAGAAAAATCCAAATGCAGTTGTTACACTTCAT AGTCTGGTTAAACTAGAGGGATGGGAAAACATTGTTACCATAGTTTCTTGTGATATGCGTCAATGGGATGCTCCTGAGAAAGCTGACATTTTG GTTAGTGAGTTGCTGGGTTCTTTTGGTGACAATGAGCTGTCTCCTGAGTGTCTTGATGGAGCTCAAAGATTTTTGAAGCAAGATGGAATTTCAATACCATCATC GTACACAAGTTTCATACAACCAGTGACTACATCAAAACTATACAATGAT GTTAAGTTACATAAAGATCTTGTGCACTTTGAAACTGCTTATGTTGTCAAACTGCACaatgtagcaaggcttgctcctTGTAAACCG GTTTTTACATTTACTCATCCGAATTACTCAACCGAGAAAAGCAATCAACGTTATAAGAAGCTACAGTTTGAGACACTTAGTGACACTGGATCAGCCATGGTGCACG GATTTGCTGGCTATTTTGATGCAACTCTTTACAAAGATGTACATCTTGGTATTGAACCATCGACGGCAACTCCAAACATGTTCAGCTG GTTTGCAATATTTTTTCCACTGAGAACACCGGTTTGCATACAACCAGGTTCTACTTTAGAAGTTCACTTTTGGCGTTGTTGTGGTGCTACCAag GTTTGGTATGAATGGTGTGTAACATCTCCTACCCCTTCTCCAATTCACAACTCGAATGGTCGTTCATATTGGGTTGGACTCTAG
- the LOC100242249 gene encoding protein arginine N-methyltransferase 1.5 isoform X2, whose translation MVLGERLGDKSDSRFCGVETEFQEDMPQLLSFNLSSSAAFDFVVAPVMDPTYRPSLMVNDRNRSGVLPVAGSDLVLSPAQWSSHVVGKLSSWIDLDSEDKILRLDSEITLKQEIAWASHLSLQACLLPTPRGASCANYARCVNQILQGLNNMQLWLRIPLEKTDDDAMDGTHDDLNGGQTDSWELWNSFRLLCEHHSQLFIALDVLSSLPSANSLGRWFGEPVRAAIIHTNSFLTNARGHPCLSKRHQKLLTAFFNHSIQMVLSGKPVHSLPKGSLELGSNDADGIQRHPLRSYLDYVGYLYQRMDPLPEQERFELGYRDFLQSPLQPLMDNLEAQTYETFEKDTMKYIQYQRAVCKALLDRVPDEKASIVTTVLMVVGAGRGPLVRASLQAAEETGRKLKVYAVEKNPNAVVTLHSLVKLEGWENIVTIVSCDMRQWDAPEKADILVSELLGSFGDNELSPECLDGAQRFLKQDGISIPSSYTSFIQPVTTSKLYNDVKLHKDLVHFETAYVVKLHNVARLAPCKPVFTFTHPNYSTEKSNQRYKKLQFETLSDTGSAMVHGFAGYFDATLYKDVHLGIEPSTATPNMFSWFIIPQVLLNIMAYRLLFLS comes from the exons ATGGTGCTTGGGGAAAGATTGGGCGACAAGAGCGATTCTAGATTTTGTGGGGTTGAGACTGAGTTCCAGGAGGACATGCCTCAACTTTTGTCGTTCAATCTATCATCATCTGCGGCCTTTGATTTCGTTGTTGCTCCTGTG ATGGATCCGACTTATAGACCAAGCTTGATGGTTAATGATCGTAACAGGTCTGGTGTTCTGCCTGTTGCAGGGTCAGACCTAGTTTTGAGCCCTGCCCAATGGAGTAGTCATGTTGTGG GAAAACTTAGCTCTTGGATTGACTTGGATTCAGAAGATAAGATACTCCGGCTGGATTCTGAAATCACTCTGAAGCAAGAAATAGCGTGGGCTTCTCATCTCTCCCTACAG GCATGCCTTCTTCCTACTCCAAGAGGAGCATCCTGTGCTAATTATGCTAGGTGTGTGAATCAGATTTTACAGGGCTTAAACAATATGCAG TTGTGGCTTAGGATTCCCTTGGAGAAGACTGATGATGATGCTATGGATGGGACACATGATGATTTG AATGGAGGGCAAACGGATTCTTGGGAACTATGGAACTCATTTCGCCTTCTTTGTGAACATCACAGTCAACTGTTCATCGCCTTAGATGTTTT GAGTTCACTACCTTCTGCAAACTCACTTGGACGATGGTTTGGAGAGCCTGTTAGAGCAGCCATAATTCATACCAAT TCTTTTCTAACAAATGCACGTGGACATCCGTGTCTATCAAAGCGGCACCAGAAGCTGCTGACTGCATTTTTTAACCATTCAATTCAG ATGGTGCTTTCTGGAAAACCAGTACATAGTCTCCCCAAGGGAAGTTTGGAACTAGGTTCTAATGATGCTGATG GTATTCAGAGACATCCCTTGAGATCATATTTGGACTATGTTGGTTATCTCTATCAGAGGATGGATCCTCTTCCTGAACAAGAACGATTTGAG CTTGGTTATAGGGATTTCTTGCAGTCTCCATTGCAG CCTCTCATGGATAATCTAGAGGCACAAACATATGAGACATTTGAGAAAGATACAATGAAATACATTCAG TACCAAAGAGCAGTCTGTAAAGCTTTGTTAGATAGGGTCCCTGATGAAAAAGCATCCATTGTAACCACA GTACTGATGGTGGTGGGAGCAGGTCGTGGACCTCTGGTTAGAGCGTCATTGCAG GCTGCTGAAGAAACCGGACGTAAGTTGAAAGTTTATGCTGTGGAGAAAAATCCAAATGCAGTTGTTACACTTCAT AGTCTGGTTAAACTAGAGGGATGGGAAAACATTGTTACCATAGTTTCTTGTGATATGCGTCAATGGGATGCTCCTGAGAAAGCTGACATTTTG GTTAGTGAGTTGCTGGGTTCTTTTGGTGACAATGAGCTGTCTCCTGAGTGTCTTGATGGAGCTCAAAGATTTTTGAAGCAAGATGGAATTTCAATACCATCATC GTACACAAGTTTCATACAACCAGTGACTACATCAAAACTATACAATGAT GTTAAGTTACATAAAGATCTTGTGCACTTTGAAACTGCTTATGTTGTCAAACTGCACaatgtagcaaggcttgctcctTGTAAACCG GTTTTTACATTTACTCATCCGAATTACTCAACCGAGAAAAGCAATCAACGTTATAAGAAGCTACAGTTTGAGACACTTAGTGACACTGGATCAGCCATGGTGCACG GATTTGCTGGCTATTTTGATGCAACTCTTTACAAAGATGTACATCTTGGTATTGAACCATCGACGGCAACTCCAAACATGTTCAGCTG GTTTATCATCCCACAGGTCTTGCTGAATATAATGGCATATCGTTTGTTGTTTCTTTCCTGA